GTGTCGTTCAGCCTGTCGTCGCGTGCCCTGTCGGGGCCGCGCAGAAGGAGTTTGCTCGTCGGGGCCGCCGGTGCCGGGCTGCTCGCGGGGTGCTCGTCCGGGGCTCCGGGGTCCGACGGCGGAGACGGTGCGTCGCAGGTGGAGCGGGCACGCGCGCGCGTGGCGCGGGACAGCGAGAGGCTCGTGGAGCGGTACGACCTCGTGATCGCCGCCCATCCGGATCTGGCCTCGCTACTGACGCCGCTGCGGGCGGAGGTCGTTCGGCACGCCAAGGCGTTCGGGGGCGGGAAGGGGGCCGGTGCGCGGGGGGCGAGCGCTTCCCCGTCCGGTTCGCCCTCCGCCTCCCCCTCCGCCTCGGCCTCGCCCTCCTCCGTGCCGGCGGACCCCGGGGCCGCCCTCACCGAACTGGCCGCCGCCGAGCGGAGACTCGCCGACAGCCGGGCCAAGGCGTTGCTGGGGGTGCCGGGTGAGCTGGCGCGGCTGATGGCGTCGGTGGCGGCGGCGGGTGCCGGGCACGCGTACGTGTTGACTGAGGGGGCGAAGTGAGCAGCGGGGAGCTGAAGGCGGTACAGGCGGCACTCGGGGCCGAGCACGCCGCCGTGTACGGCTACGGCGTCGTCGGGGGGAAGATCGGCGAGGCGCGGCAGCGCGAGGCCCGGGAGGCGTACGACGCGCACCGGGCCCGCCGGGACGAGCTCACCCGGGCCGTACGGGATCTGGGCGGCAAGCCCGCCGTGGCGGCCGCCGGGTACGCGTTGCCCTTCCAGGTGGCCGATTCCGAGTCCGCCGTGCGGCTCGCCGTGGAGCTGGAGGAGCGGGTGGCCGGCGTGTACTCCGATCTCGTGCGGGCCGCCGAGAGTGCCCGGCGCGCCGCCGCCGCCGAGGCGCTGCGGGAGGCGGCGGTGCGGGCGGTGCGGTGGCGGGGCGGAAGCGTAGCCTTCCCTGGTCTCGCCGAGCGGACGGCCGCCGCCGGCCCGTCGGCGACACCGCACACCTGATCACGCTCCGGAAGGGAACGACTCGCCCATGGCGCGCAAGGCTTTCGAGGACTTCGAACCGCCGCAGCGGCTGGTGCGAGCGCTCGCCGAGACCCGACGGCCGGACGGCGGTGACGGGATCGGCGCGTGGCTGGAAAGGCTCCCCGAGCTGGCCCGACAGGCCGTGGATCTACGCGAGTTGACCGTCGAACGGGTGCAGGCCCCGGGTGGCCGGAGCAGTCTGGTGCTCCTGGTGCGGCTCATCGACGGCACGCCTGCCGTGCTCAAGCTGGCCCCCGAGCGGGCCCGGCCGGAGAGCGAGCGGTCCGCGCTCGCGCACTGGGACGGGCGGGGCGCGGTCCAGCTGCTCAACCCCGGGGACAGTCATGGCGTGCTGCTGCTGGAGCGGCTCCATCCCGATCTGTCGGTGCGGTCGCTGCCCGAGGCGAAGGCGCTGCTGGAGGCCGCGGCGACCCTGCGACGGCTGTGGGTCGAGCCGCCTGAGGCTCATGTCTTCGAGACCGTGGCCGAGCGGACGGAGCGGCAGGCCGAGGCCATGCGGGCGGGCGCCGAGGCGGACGCCGAGGTGCGGGGGCTGGTCGA
The DNA window shown above is from Streptomyces akebiae and carries:
- a CDS encoding ferritin-like domain-containing protein, with translation MSSGELKAVQAALGAEHAAVYGYGVVGGKIGEARQREAREAYDAHRARRDELTRAVRDLGGKPAVAAAGYALPFQVADSESAVRLAVELEERVAGVYSDLVRAAESARRAAAAEALREAAVRAVRWRGGSVAFPGLAERTAAAGPSATPHT
- a CDS encoding aminoglycoside phosphotransferase family protein, with the protein product MARKAFEDFEPPQRLVRALAETRRPDGGDGIGAWLERLPELARQAVDLRELTVERVQAPGGRSSLVLLVRLIDGTPAVLKLAPERARPESERSALAHWDGRGAVQLLNPGDSHGVLLLERLHPDLSVRSLPEAKALLEAAATLRRLWVEPPEAHVFETVAERTERQAEAMRAGAEADAEVRGLVDAALGVRAELLDTAPEERLLHGTFRQSKVLAGERLPWLAVGPDPVVGECAFDLARLVRDRVEDLIASPSGAAITRRRVKKLAESLEVEQARLRGWTLFRAVESGVRARRVGRPRDAELLLEFAGWL